AACAGTTAAATTCTAccagtttgttttttcagtgtAAAGTTAAGCTGATGAGAGAAACATTTTGGTGTTTTTAGATGAATTACATACACCCACAATCAGGGGATGGAAATGATGGTGTTACAATGGTTACAATGCTGTTTCAGTTACTGACAATGTCACTGACAATAATTCATCACACTGAGGATTGAAACTGTCTTCATCTTACTGAGAGATAAGTGctgctgattggctgaggaaGAGTAAAGTAGTTATGGTAACGGGTCGGTTCTAGGCATGCAAATGTGAGGGGGTGGGCAGAAATGTGAAGGGGCATCAGCAGGCATACACATTATGCTCTGGCATGTTTATTGTTGTCGTTGATTAATTTACCCCAAGCACTTTATGGGCTTGAGGTAAACTGTGTAGTGCAGTGCAGTTAGCCAGATTGGACTGGATTCCCCCTAGTttggttggaaaaaaaaaatagcttttgCAGGTTGTTAAAATGTGGGctgcttttcacaacatttggagttttttttagGAATGATTCATGGGAAAATTCTGTCAAAATATATGTcattgtgtggcagaaaagtaaaaacctaCACCTCTGAAAATctcaaaatgtgtctttttactCATATCattagttgatttattttgaaaaagaaaatctatcgAAGTTGACATCgtcaatcagtgatggtcattGGTTAATCAACTGTCACTGTGAAATTATATTGGTCAATTGTAAACACCCGAAAGGTTTTAAGAGTTCATCTAATATACACGGCGCTGCTGCCTTTACTTTGTTAAGCTTTTACTTGATGTTGAGAGACACCATCATGCTGAAGAGGGAAAATATAAAAGATATCCAGAAAGCTAAAATGGTGGATTGCCCTTGTCCCAGAGGATAACTCCAGAGCTCGTAGTAAAACACAAATCTCAACGCAACTTCGAGATTTTAAAGAACTTGGTGCCACCAACACCAGATCCCAATTGGATCTGGTGTTGGTCAGATCATGCACAGACAGTTTTGGAGGCAGGTGCTCAAAGCCTAGCCTCCGATGCCAAAAAACAATGGCATCCATTgccatatttataaaaaaaataaagtaaaaatctgGATATATATTAGACTTCCATTGCCTCACTTTTCTTGCTTCAAAATTTATAAATGATATTAATCGATGTGGTGCTATGCATTGTAATCAAAACAGACTGACTCAATCTGGTGAGGaaacagtatacaggtccttctcaaaatattagcatattgttataaagttcattattttccataatgtaatgatgaaaatttaactttcatatattttagattcattgcacactaactgaaatatttcaggtctgttattgtcttaatacggatgattttggcatacagctcatgaaaacccaaaattcctatctcacaaaattagcatatttcatccgaccaataaaagaaaagtgtttttaatacaaaaaacatcaaccttcaaataatcatgtacagttatgcactcaatacttggtcgggaatcctttggagaaatgactgcttcaatgcggtgtggcatggaggcaatcagcctgtggcactgctgaggtcttatggaggcccaggatgcttcgatagcggcctttagctcatccagagtgttgggtcttgagtctctcaacgttctcttcacaatatcccacagattctctatggggttcaggtcaagagagttggcaggccaattgagcacagtgataccatggtcagtaaaccatttaccagtggttttggcactgtgagcaggtgccaggtcgtgctgaaaaatgaaatcttcatctccataaagcttttcagcagatggaagcatgaagtgctccaaaatctcctgatagctagctgcattgaccctgcccttgataaaacacagtggaccaacaccagcagctgccacggcaccccagaccatcactgactgtgggtacttgacactggacttctggcattttggcatttccttctccccagtcttcctccagactctggcaccttgatttccgaatgacatgcagaatttgctttcatccgaaaaaagtactttggaccactgagcaacagtccagtgctgcttctctgtagcccaggtcaggcgcttctgccgctgtttctggttcaaaagtggcttgacctggggaatgcggcacctgtagcccatttcctgcacacgcctgtgcacggtggctctggatgtttctactccagattcagtccactgcttccgcaggtcccccaaggtctggaatcggtccttctccacaatcttcctcagggtccggtcacctcttctcgttgtgcagcgttttctgatacactttttccttcccacagacttcccactgaggtgccttgatacagcactctgggaacagcctatttgttcagaaatttctttctgtgtcttagcctcttgcttgagggtgtaaatagtggccttctggacagcagtcaggtcggcagtcttacccatgattggggttttgtgtgatgaaccaggctgggagttttaaaggcctcaggaatcttttgcaggtgtttagagttaactcgttgattcagatgattaggttcatagctcgtttagagacccttttaatgatatgctaattttgtgagataggaattttgggttttcatgagctgtatgccaaaatcatccgtattaagataataaaagacctgaaatatttcagttagtgtgcaatgaatctaaaatatatgaatgttaaattttcatcatgacattatggaaaataatgaactttatcacaatatgctaatattttgagaaggacctgtacattatttgactgttttctgaTGGGGTTGAAACATTACACTAATAATGTACCATAACTAATATAAATATAACTCTCCACACTTTCATCCAGCTCAACTTAAGACCTACCTTTCATTTCAAGTCACAAATCTACTTTAGGTAGTTAATGTTATTATTGCATCTATTATTATGCTAATCAAATCAGACAGACAGCTAAGTagcatttttctatttattcattatttttgtttgctgcTCTATATCAGAGAGCAATATATTTAGCCTTCGACATACATTAGCCTGTAATGTTAACTACCTAGCAAAATGATTGCTCAACTGAGAGCTTCTTGAGAAAAAATGACTTTTACCTACACAGAACAGAGTTTTGGCCAGCATGCTGTAATTCTAAAATACTGCATGCTGGTTTCCATTGTCAAGACTTTATTGTGAGTTACTAGACATTCAGGAAAATGGTTGTGGccatgcttttcttttcttcttcaggcTTTAACACCAAAATAATTAAGTGGAATTAGTGAAATAGTCTAATTTGTCTGTTTGTAtatctccctctctttctctcttaaTTAAACCTGAGAAACATCAATCAACAGTTGGATACGGCTTTGAAATCACATTGATTTTATGAGTACAAAACATTTAGGCAATGTGTTATGCAGTCATGCATAGATGCTGATTGAAAGAAAATGCAAGCGTTTTTCATCAGGTGTCAGGCAAAAATGCCCCCCTCTCCAGCCCTTTATTTGGAGAAACATTGCGGCCAGAAGTCGCGTAATGTTTTTACCGGCGCTATAATCTTAAACATTGTGGTTATTTTGCACCAAACGTCTGTGGCAGCGGCTGCACCCCTCCAGCACTATATGCGGGCTAAAGGGCAGAGCATGGTCGTGCGTACTGTGAGCAACGTGGACTGTCCGTGGATGTTTTCAGGTGTCATAGTCAAGCATACCAATTTCCTATATTTCTGTGGACAAATTCCtccatttcccacactttctgtcATGGCATCATCGGACAGGGAGGCAGGTCTAATTTCCCGgggtagctttggaaaaacaaaaagaaaggaagGCGGTGTTAAGGCCATTAAACCACTCTATGGACGAAGAAGAGGAATAGACTGGTCAGTGCGGCGCACAGCGTGACCGTGACGCTGTGCGTACTCGCCACCGGCTGCTTGGAGCTGCAGAAAACAGTTCCATATGGAGGCCTTTTCAATTTCAAGTCACAGATTAGTTTAAATTAGGATCACATGGAATGGACTCCCTGAATTGATTTGCACtgataaaaaaacattctcTTGTAACATAAGATACAATGCAGCCACGCCATCCTGTAGGCCAGTAGAGACTGTTTAGCCTTGGGGAGCTTGTCTTCACTCCAATGAGGAACAGGCCCTCTGATGAGAAGGTTGAGGAGGTTCTTGATTTGAGACATAACCATTGGTTATATACagaggtatgtgtgtgtggatcATGTGCACTCAACTTCTCTGGTCGACCATGGCTAGGACTGTTGTGAGTGGAACCTGTCCTGTTAAACAGCTGTATGGTCTTGGCCATCGCTGCTGCTCAGTTTCAGAGTGTTTGCAATCTTCTTATATAAGCCTAGGCCATCTTTACCTACAGTGACTCATTCTTTTTTCAGATCCTCAGAGAGTTCTTTGCCATGAACCTTCAGGGTTTTGTGGACAGCACACAGGGTTCTTCAGACTGTTTGGGTGAAAGAATAGGTCAAAATCACACCTGAGCGATACATCCCTGTTTTCTCCATTCAAGAGGCATCTAGACTTTGTCCTCACCAACAAAGTTTTTCGTACACAGTTTTTTGTACACATTTAAGTAAGCATTTTCAATGGTTTTTTGCTGTGTCATTTCATTTTATAACAATTTAGGGACATCTatggtttgatttattttcctttgtggACTGGATTGTTCCTAACATCTGGTGAGAAGTTCATGTCAATTGCAgctttagaaatatatttatttagaaaattggTGATTTGTTCAATAGTTATTTTACCCACTCCATATACATGTATACATCGTCATGACTGTCGCTTCCCTGATTCCTCCAAACCCGTTCTCCTTTTCCTTGTTATGGTTGTCTCTTTATAATTGTTATGGCCTGTCCTTCTTGTTCCCTGAACCAGATGAGGTCCATCAAGTCAAATCAGAATTATTtagaagacatatttaaagatatttagAAACAACAGTTGACCAAAGTACTGTACAAGTCATAAAACACTGTAAGGCGAAAAATGACATCTGACAATCAAATACATCATCTTACTAAGGTTGGAAACCCAGTGAAGAAAAATGTGCCATTTAATATGTCTTAGAAATGTGTAATGTGGCAGAGCCAGTAATATGCAGGGGCAGCTTATTACACAGTTTAGGAGCCTATAAGCCTGGTAATATCCCATATTCTCCGTTTTGCAGAACAAATCCGACCTGACATGGTAAGGCAACAAGATCCATTGTACTGTTTGTCTAAAGTGGTAGGCCAGGACACAAACAAAttacaaatcagaatcagcatttttggccaagtttgtgtgcacaaacaaggaatttgactttggtttccagCTTTCATAGTGTGCCAACATTAACTATTAATATAcaaactttagaggaaataaaaataatgattaaGGAGCAGTATGTGCATGTACAGTTTTCTTTGgtatacaaacaaaaaaagaacggGTGGTTGTGATAGAGTAAATAtggttatttttgtttcacagcagagtgGTTAACTACTCTAGCTGTAAGGTGTTCACTGTGTTCTTCAACGGCCTGATGGAAGAAACTATCACTGTGGTGTCTGGTAAACTtagatgaaaatgttttgttttttttagccagACCAAACAGAACATCAGATGTATGGGTAAAAATGTGGAACGACTGTAATAGTGACTTAAGACAGTCTTGTTCacattataaaaaaagaaatggtaaGAAAAACTGAGGTTTGATTTCACTTTCTGTAAAACATGACTTTCACCaattaaatgtgtatttttggtattaaatactgtatgttattgcatcttttttttttttttactttttgttgctgatttgttttttgctcaaggttaagcagttggtagcactgttgacttgcaggaagaaggtcctgggttcaaatcctggcccgcgggtctttctgcatgaagtttacATGTTGTCTCCAGGTACTTCAGCTTTCTCCCACGGTCCAACAACATAAGTGTTATGTAATCGGAATCTCTAAATTGCCGTAGGTATTTGAATGTTTACACGGTTGTGGTGCCATTTGTTTTAAAGtgattattaaaaaatgttctcCTGCACTTTCCAGTGTATAATTGGTGTAATTGCGAACAAATGTATACACAGACCAAATATAAATATCTTCATCATTATCATCCTGCAGCATTTGTGGAACTGTTCTTCTGAACATCACCATCATCTCTACACGTGTTGTGAGGTGGGAGGGGCTTTGTATCGATCCAAAACGGACTGGGAGGCGCGTCACTGAAAAGCTTTGCCCGATCAGTCGTGCTCTCTAAGTCAGAGCGGATATGCCGACAGCGCTACTTTTAAACTCCGTATCTAAggattttctcttatttttttcctctgagTGAAACAAAAACTGGACCGCCAGTGCTGGAAAATGAGAAGGTTAGGGAGAGGAAAAAGGTGAAACTTGTTCATAGTTTTTTTCAAGTATTGCTACGCCGGTTAGAGGTaagtaaatattgtttattgtaAGTTCTTGTATGAATCATTTACTGACTCCGATAACATGATGGCAGAATAAAAGTgagttttttctgttaatcttaATATGATACCACTCTGCTGTGatgtttgatatttttatgaaatgtctGCCTAATCTAAAGGTAATTTTATGTGTCCACAGGAACTGCAAGAAATGAATGGGATGAAGCTGTGAGGGTTTAGTAcaaggcagcatcatgcactTTTCTATGCATCATCGTTATGTGCCGTACGAAGTCATTGTTTCAAGAAAACAGGATTTTCACTTGTCTGGAAATCTTGACTCTTCTCATTAAACCCTGTCGTGGTAGAAAATTCCCCTCTGACAAAACATGAACGACAGCTTTGTTCCAAACACATCATGCCACAACACCCCCTCTATTATGGGCTATTCTGGCAAACCAACAACAAGCATCATCATGTTTTTGGCTGCAGTGGGGGGAAACCTGCTGGCTCTCTTCATCCTCGGAGTGCACCAGAAGGAGCACCACTCCAGGTCCTCAGTCTTCTGCATCCTGGTGACAGGACTGGCCCTCACTGACCTCCTGGGAACCTGCCTGCTCAGCCCACCTGTGTTCCTCTGCTATTCCCAGAACACGTCCTTGATAAGTCTGGGTGGTGATAGACTGTGCAACCTGTTTGGATTTGCGGTGAGCTTCTTCGGGTTGGCGCCCACTCTCATCCTGTGCGCCATGGCCCTGGAGCGCTGCTTGGCCATCAGCCATCCGTACTTTTACGCGGTGCACATCCGCCGCAGCTTTGCTAAATTCacccttttctttatttacctaTTCTCTTTGGCCTTCTGTCTCTTACCGTATGGCGGGTATGGTAAGTTCAGGCAGTACTGCCCAGGGACGTGGTGCTTTGTGGATATGGATGCCACCGGGGATGACCGTGCCAACTTGGTGCTGGCCTTCTCTCTGTCCTACTCATCGCTCATGGCACTGCTGATCTTCATCGTGTTCGTCTGCAACGGCTCAGTGATTGTTAGCCTGTGCCAAATGCACCAGAACCACATGGTGCGCCGTGGCTCCGTGGTGTCGGTGGCACGGAAGAAAAGGCTGAGCTTGGCCTGGTTCGGACGTGGAGAAGAGGAGATGGACCACTTGGTGCTGTTGGCGCTTATCACTGTCATCTTCGTGGTGTGCTCCCTGCCTCTAACCGTGAGTATTACACATGATCTTCGGTGTTTTATCGCTTCTACCCAGGGCCTGATTTAGGAGGATGTGGGCCCCTTGGTGAGAGCCAGTTGTGGTGcccaaacaaaagagaaaagtaGAGAAGAAGGTAACAACCTAACGTTATTTGATAATCTAACACAAGTTTGCTTCAAACTCAAAAGGCACATTTAGACTTTGCTATCTGGAACAGTTTTCTGTTCCAGATAGCAAAGTAATCTGTAATCTGCATAGTAATCTGTAATCAActaaaaacacctgcaaagctTTCCTGAGCCTCTACATGGTCTTGGTCTGGGCCAGTGGGCTACACAagagactgctgactggacagaagATAGTCATTGACTCCCTCCACAAGCAGGCTAAGCCACAAAATattattgctaaagaagctggctgttcacagactgctgtattcaagcatattcatagaaagttgagtggaaggaaacagTGTGGTATGAAAAGgtgcaacagggataactggaGCCCTGAGGGAATTGTGAAGCTATATTTTTTAAGAATTTAGGGGAGCTTCACAAAAAGTAGACAGAGGCTGGAGTCAGAACATCAAGAGCCAGTACACAGTGACAAATATTACACATGGGCTTCAAGCATCATACCTAAGCTAAGGtgaaaaaaagaactggactgttgctctgtgGTTCAAAGTCCTCTATTCAAATGAAACTGAAGTTTGTATTTCActtggaaatcaaggtaccagagtctgtagATACAGTAGCTGCTAATAGCTGACACTGGCCCAGCATGCTAAAGCTCACAGAAAGTGCTGGAAGCAATACCAAAACCTTTCCCCAGTATTATGCAATGCTGCTCTTAAATGTTGATTGCCTGAAGAAAAGGGTTAAAGTGGCTGCATTTTTGAGGAACTGACTGGTTTTCTCACATATTGCACAATCTGTACTAAATTAACACAATCTGTCAatagtttttatatatttattatcattTATAAGAAGATTGTTAGATTGTTAGTATGGTATGTTACGTAACATTGTTCGGTTGGAGGTAATATTATACCCAGCTGTATTTTGGAGTTTTTGTAATGACTGAGTTCAGTTAATGATCCAGCACTCAACAACAGTCCCCCTAACTCATGCGGTCCTTTGGGAAATTAACAGTCCATTGCTGGCTTAAAGCTTGCGGTTGTCCCCTCTGACTTGATTGGGTCGGAGATAGGTCAGAAGTGGGGATGTGGCATCATTGTTTTAAATATCTGCAAATTGGTTGTCCACATGAAAATCCAGCAAATTAAAGCACCAATGTTTGTAAAACATGATTCATTTTATACAGCACAATTCTTGGGGTGCCTTAAaacctctgctgctgcagcacGCCTGTCTAATGTTCGGCTCTGGTTCAAACACTGACTCATGATTGTCACCACACCAAAAcgaaaacatttccaaaaaggTGACCCCATGGCTTGTATAAACCAGAAGCCCAACTTGGAGTCTAAGCGAATTCAATAATGTTtcttaagaaaatgaaacaaattagGTATATTTCCTGTGGTTTTTGCTGGTGACACCAAAGCAGATGTATGTTCCCATCTGTCCTTGTCAACTCTCTCATTCTTAATTCATCATAATTACATTAAAAAGATCAGTGGGCATGGAAGCTGTTTTGTAATGTGTTTGTAGGCACTGTTTAAACCTCCTTAACGGTTGTGTTATGTTCTTCTGGTTTTGGGTTTAGGTGTGTCTGAGAGTGCAATGCacatgtgtgagtttgtcttgAGCAGTTGTCTGCTTAGCCACATACTTATTCTTATTTAAGAGGAGTGTACCTAACTTGAAAACCCTGGAGGACAGGTCTGGCCCTGCCTCTCCCCAAGTGTAAAAAGTTGCTTTCTTTTAGTTAGATCTAAGGTCAAATCTATTCCATTAGCCAGGCACACTAAATAATGGGTTAAAATAATGTGATAAATGTGGGTTACATAGGATTTGTTagttttattgtattattaccATTTGTAGTGATAAGGTAATTTACAAAAAGCAGTAAAAGGGTTCATGATCTCACCGTTTACTCATTTGGAGTCTGTGTCTGTATGCTCTTTGGTAAAATAAAGTCTGAACCTTTGACTCATCTCTGGTTCATGACACTATTTGACCTAAATCACAGCTGAAAAAACCCAGTAAAGAAACGTATAGCAATGATAAGGTGTTCACATCAGTCTGAGTAAGACTCCAGGAAACCTCAACTTTGCTGCCTGCAAACACATTGTATATGCAGGGGGTGAACTCTGCTTGCATTCTGCCAATGCAGTGAGGTAGTgagttattgttttcattttaaaagataaTCAAATGTGTCCCAGTCAgggttttttattttggtttgatattGATTTATAGTGTTTAAGAATATGTATTTACTACTAAAGTCACTGATACCTCATTAAAGTTAATAACGTCAGTGTGCTTTAGAGCTCAGTAGCTTCAAAGTACAGCAAAACAGCAGATTACATTTCATCAATATCACACTTAACTGTCTTCTTGACAATGACAGACATTTTGTCCCAACGGAAGTTTCTGCAGGGCAGCCTTAATATGCTGCTTCAAGGCAGCGTTAGTTCCGTGAAGAAAGCAGCtacaatgctgtgaaaaagtatgtgCAACCttacacatttatttctgtttgtattttgtcatcgcatttaaatgtttcagatcatcaaacgattttttaatatcagacaaagataacctgggtTAATATAAAAAgcaagtaaaacaaaattaaccGCCCCCTAAACATAATTAATGGTTCTGCCACCTTTGACAACAGTGACTgctataaaatgtgtttaataacaGGCAGTGTCTTATAAATGGActaattttggcccactcttctttgcacaatCGTTGTGATTCAGCTATACTGGTGGGTTTTcatgaatggcctgtttaaggtGATGTGAAAGGATCTCGATCAAATTTAAGTAGACTTTGACTTATCTAATGCAAAACCATAATTTTTTAAGCCATTCAGAGGCTGGTGTGCTTCGGATCATTGTCCAGCTGTGCAACCTAAGTGCTTTTTTGAGCTTAATGTCATGAACTGATGTTcaaacattctccttcaggattttttgaTAGAGAGCAGATTTCATGgtgccatttgttttttttgttttttttattaacagtgGTTTTTGTCTTTGAAATCTcctattaattttgttttgtctcttttttattgttgaatcatgatcTTTACTGATTGATGTGgtgcctgcagtgctttaggtgttgttctgggttcttttgtggcCTCCTAGATAAAAACGTCTACGCACTCTTAGTCATTTTGGTTTGTTGTCCACTCTTGGGGAGGTGCACTAAAGTTTTTCCATGTGTTAATAATGGCTGTCATTGTGGTTTGTTGGAGTACCAAAACAATAGAAATTGCTTTTTATTCCTCTTCAGactgacacattttaattttgatttgaattactctagatcagggcatgatttgttggtttttgagatattttagcctacttcatgttgtcaggttGGTTCTATTTATGTAACTTCTTGAGTCTATGGGTCTATGAGTAATCAGATCTTAGCGTTGCAAGTGCAACATAACTTAGCTTTCCAAAattgtggttaatcacagttagtTCATGTTGTAACAAGGGTAACATTACTTTTTTACACAGGGCCAAGTAAGTctgaatagcttttttttctcataataaatgaaatcataactttttaacagtttttttgtgtttgtccaagttttgtttgtctgatattgaaatgtgttttaaatactTCTTCACCATACAATATGATGTACTGATGATACTTACCCAAAGACAAGCATAGCTAGGCTAGAGTGCTTgccctttgttttaaaaatgattcaTTGATATTTTTGCTCTTTacatatttcagtgtattttatgcTAATTGAGTACAGATTAACCTTAAAGAAAAGAGAGCACCTGCGTAATTTCTTCATTTCCTGCTTTTGTATTTGGGTTTTGTTCCACCGTCTATTGCGTTCAAGTGTTTTATATGATTGATATACTGTTGATCAGTCAGAGATACACAAATTTATTTAACTACCACGTACacttttattgttgttattttcagtttttatgatATTCTATTTACTGCTTCCAATCTTAGCCAGAAATCACtttaaaagagattttaaaCCTCAACGGGATTCtcctggtaaaataaaaatcagatatactcagcattttattttgaaggtaaTCAATTTATAGACTAGCAATTCACTGCTATCTACCCTGCTCGCGCTTCTAAAATGAAGTGCTATTTGGGAAAAATCTGAGCACAACAGGCAGCACAGGTCAAAGCAGCTAATACAGTCTCTCTTACACTCTGAATGCGATTGTAAAAGGTGAAAAATGCCTTGATTctatggagaaaacatggatttGACTAACAAAATAACGTGCAAGGCCTTTAGTACAGATTTGCTTGCTGTGCACAGGTTGTGGTTTAAAGATGGCTCTGCAAAACATTGTCATGTGGGTGGCTGGGGTGCAGCCGACACAATCACAGACAGTGTCCCAACAGCAGGTATCAGGACTTGATATggatcatttttttaaaaagccttgTTTGGGACATCCCTAAGTCACAACAAAGCGATTTGAACTATGTAAAATTTtaggaaaaatgttaaaaacaaagtcaaagaCATAATAACTAGTCTAGAGTTATATTTCCACTGCATGTTgtgtatttttctaaataatttaaGACTGTGGTATCACAAATGGTTaggtttttagatgtttctgtgcCTGTTTGTAcatctttgtggttgtaacagtCATGCTGTGAAGCCTGATATTGCATGTATAAGCAACTGTGACCTCCTCCCAGACAGATGTTGGCCGGTGATTAACACCAGTTGGCTTGGCTCACAGCACAGCAGATGCCGGAAAGGAAGTTAAAAAGAGGTCTGATTCAGTCTGATGCGGTACTATCAGCGAATTGCTCACATTTGATATATTTCAACATGTTATTTTGTTGACATGCACAGGGAGGCTAAAAGCTGCCTCTGTATTTCTAGCTCTTAGTGAACACATCAAGactaaaaccacaaaaacatAATGCTTTGCTATCATGTGTTTCCGGTTATTAAAagcaattttatgtaatccaataTTCCTCAGAGAGCAAATATAAGGAGTCTCTCAGTCAAATAACCAGGATTTGCACCAGTAGTGTCGTCATACTGATACATGATAGTCAAGTAAAAATCATCAGGGACTGGAAGGTTTCTTCTTTAATATGAGCTTGGCAGCAagtattaataattgtatgatcaGAGAgaacttttgttattttgttctttgGCTCTCATCTATGAGTAAAGTTGTTAGATATCGCATTTAGAGCTCAGGTTTCAACAGTTCCTTATTTAAGTAGTGACTCTTGGAAACTAGAAGACATCTCAGAGGTATGcttttttttggcagttgggGAAGATTTATAAGTGTTAAAGAAGTGAAACTTCACTTCCTGTTATGATGCATTGAAGAAAGTAGCAAAAGACACTTGTGGCAATGGTGGTTGTGAAGCGAGTGTTGTTATAAAGAGTAACCCATAGACTGCAATTATTTATCTTCTATCCTTCCAGCTTTTCAGGTTTGTCACTGTATGCTGTCCATCACCTCTTTGTAATTATTGCGGAATGACTAGCTGTACTTTCTAAAGTGCTATAGAGCAGTAAAAGTTAATGTGATGAATTGAATTACCTGAGGGAATCTGTGAAAAATccatttaatttgtttgttgCCGGAAGAAGTCTTTGATGGTTTGTACTCAAGTTATTGACatttctttgaaaatgcatTACCAGAGGTAATATGTGGCCACTGCTTGTCAATTTTTTCAAACTA
This genomic window from Girardinichthys multiradiatus isolate DD_20200921_A chromosome 18, DD_fGirMul_XY1, whole genome shotgun sequence contains:
- the ptgir gene encoding prostacyclin receptor; this translates as MNDSFVPNTSCHNTPSIMGYSGKPTTSIIMFLAAVGGNLLALFILGVHQKEHHSRSSVFCILVTGLALTDLLGTCLLSPPVFLCYSQNTSLISLGGDRLCNLFGFAVSFFGLAPTLILCAMALERCLAISHPYFYAVHIRRSFAKFTLFFIYLFSLAFCLLPYGGYGKFRQYCPGTWCFVDMDATGDDRANLVLAFSLSYSSLMALLIFIVFVCNGSVIVSLCQMHQNHMVRRGSVVSVARKKRLSLAWFGRGEEEMDHLVLLALITVIFVVCSLPLTIAGFINAIHPFSGDKENLAAFRFYALNPIVDPWVFIICRKSVFRHLCSLLSCRFGKGAMKTTAHCALSLPLDNTIPRNP